One Bythopirellula goksoeyrii genomic window, GCATGGCGCAGGCTTCTAGCCTGTGATATGGAAGAGACAGGCAGGATGTCTGCCCCACGGTTAGCTATGCATTCGGGGAAATTGCTCCCGCTCGGCCATTATCGCGGCCTCAGCTTCGTACAATTCCGCGAGACGTGTTTCGACGACGTCTTCGGCTGCAAAATGTTTCGCCAGCCGCGTGTAGGTCGCATGATGGCGGGCTTCGCTCTCAAATAGGCTGCGGTAAAAGGTCGCCAACTCAGGGTCGGAGACATGCTCTGCCAGGGCTTGAAATCGTTCGCAACTTCGAGCTTCGATTAGACCAGCGACCAGCAGTCGATCGACGGCCCTTTCAGGTTCACTCTTTCGAACCAAGGCATGCAAGCGACTGCCGTATTGGCTTGGCTTGAGTCGCCGAAACCGAATACCGCGACGCTCCAAGAGATCGAGAACCATATGGAAATGTTCCAGCTCTTCATTGACGATCTCAGTCATCTCCTGGCAAAGCTCGCGGTCCTCGACATAGTGGAAGATGAGATTCAACGCCGTCCCCGCTGCCTTCTTCTCGCAATGCGCGTGGTCAATGAGGACTTCTTCGAGGTTGGAATCGACTTGAGCGAGCCAACTGTCGTCGGTAGGGGACTTGAGGTGCAGCATGTTTAGGTAAATCGATTAATCTTCAAGTCTCAGCCGGAGGCACACTTGCCTTCGCGGCTCCCGGATCAATGTGTTGGCCTGACTGAAGGTGCTCAGGCTCTGAGTGGCTCAGCTCATCGCTGGCACACTTTCCAGCGACCATTCGCTGAAACAATGTTGGCACTAGTCGTTTGACCAGCCAGACCATTCGTACTCGCCACCCCAAAGGGACGTGGAGTTGTTTTTTCTCGACTGCCCTGAGAGTGTTCTTTGCTACCTCTGCCGCAGACGTTGTTGAGACATTAGTATAATCTTGAGCGATACGTCGAAACAACTCGTCGCAGAAATCGCCACGCCTCAAAAGTTGAGAAGCAAAGAAGCCGGGAAGCACCACGGTAACACTAATTCCCAGATTGCGAAGTTCACCGAAGAGCGTTTCTGAAAAAGAAACGACTCCCGCCTTTGACGCGCTGTAGGCTGCCATCGCCGGCGCGTTCAGCAGAGCAGCGACGGAGGCAATATTCACGATCGCACCACCCGGAGCAGTCTCTCGCATCCAGGGGACCATCGCATGACAACCATTGATCACGCCGAACAGATTCACCTCGCAGACACGGCGAAAAGCGGCGAGTGGCGATTCTCCAATTTTTCCCGCGGAGCAAATTCCTGCGTTATTAATGAGCAAATCCAGCCGAGGCCACTCGGCGCGTAGCCTTAGCATCAGATTGTTCCAGGCGGTTTGATCGGTTACATCGAGGTGCTCAATCTGTCCCCGTCCACCAGCACGTTCAATTTCGGCGAGAGTTTCTTGAGATCCTGCTTGATCGACGTCTGCCACAATGACATGCCAGCCTTGTGCAGCCAACTGCAGGCAGAATTCTCTGCCCAGTCCGCTGGCACCGCCAGTTACCAGCGCAAGTCGATGATTCTGCGATTCGTTCATGGAATCATGATAGCTAGATTTCCCAATCCCCGCAGGCCACTTCTCCAAACTACCTATTTAGCTAGTTTTCCTGTGGCGAATAGGGGGCTGCTATGCATTAGATCGGCGTCGCCGAGCAGGCATACACCTATTACAATCCGCTGCCTTTACCGAAATCGATATCGGGAATCCATCGACCACATAGATTCAAGGACACTTCGTGATTTCGTTTCCCATCAGATATCGATTCGACCTGATTCTAATCTCGGCGTTCGTGCTTGGAGCTAACTTACCGCTGCACACATCCGCCCAGAGTAGTAGCTCGTCGATGAAGCAACCTAGATCGCCACACTCTGATATCAGCTTGGCAAATCGTCCTAGGGTTTCGTCTCCAAACGGTGTAGCAGGAAGCGGCGCTTTTCAACCCAAGAATCCCAACGACTCACCATCGACTATCGTTGCGGGCGGGTTCTGCCTTGTAAGTTTGCGAGATGAAAAAACCTGGGTACATGGTGATCCAAAAATACAAATCATTCTCAATGACAAGATATACCTATTCGCCGGTGATCGTCAGAGAGATATTTTTTCTGCAGGACCTCAGAACTATCTCCCCGTGTTAGAGGGCGACTCGATAGTTGCCTTTGCAGAGACCGGTCAGCGAGTTTCAGGTAATCTGGAATTTGGGCTAACTTACCGAGATCGAATCTATTTTTTCCGGAACGCCGGCGAGCAGTCAGAGTTTCAGTCGCAGCCAGAGCGATATGTGAATGCCGATTTGGTCGACCAGGGCAATTGTCTGGTAAGCAAGATCGAAGAGCAGAAGCTGGTGCCAGGTATCCCGGAGACCGTGCTGACCCTGGATGGGATGCGGTACTTCTTCGCATCGACGGGACATCGTCGGATTTTTATGGCCCACCCCAGAAGATATGTGGATACAACTGAGGCTACTTTTCAAGATATGCAAATCAGGGCAGGAGTAGATCAAGATAAGGGTTTCAATCGTTATGGAATCAAAAGAGAGAAAAGGGAAGAGGGATCAAAAGAAACGGCCCCCGAGCAGGACGAAACTAGTTCAGACGTCTACTCTCGCCCAGCCATTTCAGGATATTGTCCAGTTTCTATCCAAAAGGATGGGTTCTGGGTTCGTGGCAAGTCTCGATTTAAAGCCGTTCATGATGGCAAAGTGTATCACATGGCTGGCGACGAAGAATTGGCCGTGTTTCGAGAGAATCCTCGTGAGTTCCTGCCGGCCTTAGGTGGGGATAGCATCGTAGCTTTCGCCGATGAGGCGCAACGGATCCCCGGAAGTGCTTATCACCCGCTGCTTGCTGGAGGGAGGCTCTATTTGTTTGCCGATGCAGTCGAAAAGCAGAAATTCAAAGAGAATCCAGAACTCTACGAAGACGCCGATTTGGCACTTGGCGGAAACTGTATCGTGTCTTATTTGGACGAGCAACAGGAAGTGCCCGGTTTGCCTGACTTTGAAACGGATCATCAGGGACTCCGCTTTCGCTTTTCGTCACAAGCTCTGATGGAAAAATTTCTCGCTGATCCAGGCATTTATGTCGATCAATTTTCAGTCGCCCAATAGCCGCCTCGTGCATGATCGAATTGGGCAGCCCGTCCTCGGTAATTGTCGTTGATTTTACCAGCCCTGAAGACTTCGCAACCATTTACCCAAGTTCTCACGGGCCAACCTGTCAGAGTTTCGCCATGCCAGGCACTCCAACCGCACTTCGAGAGTTGCTCCTCGTTTCGCACCTGTTGAGTGAGTTTCAGGTCGACCAATACAAGATCCGCATCGTATCCCTCAACGACACGCCCTTTGTTGACGATGTCCCAAACGCGGGCCGGTGCGTCGCACATCCAATTCACCACATGCTGCAGAGTGCAATTTCCCAGGTGGACCTGATTCAAGAGCAGCGCCAAGCTGTTCTCGACGCATGGCATTCCCGACGGGGATTGCGGATAAGGTTGCTGCTTTTCTTCGAGTGTGTGGGGAGCATGGTCTGTGGCAACCACCTGGATGGCACCACTTTTCAATGCCTGCCAAAGCTGAGCATTGTCTTGCGCTGACTTGACGGAGGGATTTGTCTGCAACAAAGTTCCCAATCGTGGGTAATCTTCGCTGTTCAAGAACAAATGGTGTGGACATGCCTCGGCCGTGATGAGCCCACCGTGATTGGCCAGCAATTCAATTTCTGCCCCCGTGGAAACATGCAGTACATGAAACCGATGGTGATGCCGGCGCGCCAGATCGAGGGCACGGCGAGTGGCTGTGACAGCGGCATCCACATCACGAATTCGTGAGTGATCGGCCACGTCACTGGTCCCAGCGAATCGTGCTT contains:
- the miaE gene encoding tRNA-(ms[2]io[6]A)-hydroxylase; protein product: MLHLKSPTDDSWLAQVDSNLEEVLIDHAHCEKKAAGTALNLIFHYVEDRELCQEMTEIVNEELEHFHMVLDLLERRGIRFRRLKPSQYGSRLHALVRKSEPERAVDRLLVAGLIEARSCERFQALAEHVSDPELATFYRSLFESEARHHATYTRLAKHFAAEDVVETRLAELYEAEAAIMAEREQFPRMHS
- a CDS encoding SDR family NAD(P)-dependent oxidoreductase encodes the protein MNESQNHRLALVTGGASGLGREFCLQLAAQGWHVIVADVDQAGSQETLAEIERAGGRGQIEHLDVTDQTAWNNLMLRLRAEWPRLDLLINNAGICSAGKIGESPLAAFRRVCEVNLFGVINGCHAMVPWMRETAPGGAIVNIASVAALLNAPAMAAYSASKAGVVSFSETLFGELRNLGISVTVVLPGFFASQLLRRGDFCDELFRRIAQDYTNVSTTSAAEVAKNTLRAVEKKQLHVPLGWRVRMVWLVKRLVPTLFQRMVAGKCASDELSHSEPEHLQSGQHIDPGAAKASVPPAET
- a CDS encoding dihydroorotase; this encodes MKLLIKNAQVVLPSGIESVAVLVENDRIATVDAAVQTLADEVVDAAGLHLIPGVIDDQVHFREPGLTHKEDLSTASRACAKGGITTFLEMPNTVPTTTSRQRLAEKRDLAAGKSLVNYGFYIGATPENIDELREAIDTPGIKIFIGSSTGDLLVDSQDALERIFAETTLPLTAHCEDESTVKANKARFAGTSDVADHSRIRDVDAAVTATRRALDLARRHHHRFHVLHVSTGAEIELLANHGGLITAEACPHHLFLNSEDYPRLGTLLQTNPSVKSAQDNAQLWQALKSGAIQVVATDHAPHTLEEKQQPYPQSPSGMPCVENSLALLLNQVHLGNCTLQHVVNWMCDAPARVWDIVNKGRVVEGYDADLVLVDLKLTQQVRNEEQLSKCGWSAWHGETLTGWPVRTWVNGCEVFRAGKINDNYRGRAAQFDHARGGYWATEN